One window from the genome of bacterium encodes:
- the ruvA gene encoding Holliday junction branch migration protein RuvA, producing MIAHLHGQLARVEADYVVIDINGVGYKAYLPLATITQMPQIGDEIKVLVSTIVKEDSITLYGFVDQAQQSLFELLLTVSGVGPKVALNILSVLSVEQIVSAISGERHTELNRVPGVGTKTAQRIVLELKEKITLPQWAQAARASMPAEQRSLDDAIEGLVALGYNRNDARSAAQEAVKSIKGTPETGNIVRAALKLLSKS from the coding sequence TTGATCGCACATCTGCATGGACAACTGGCAAGAGTGGAAGCCGACTATGTCGTAATCGACATAAACGGTGTCGGCTATAAGGCATATCTGCCTCTTGCCACCATAACTCAGATGCCCCAGATAGGCGATGAGATCAAGGTGTTGGTCTCGACAATTGTTAAAGAAGACTCGATCACGCTCTATGGCTTTGTTGACCAAGCTCAGCAGAGCCTGTTTGAACTGCTGTTGACCGTGAGCGGAGTCGGACCCAAGGTTGCACTGAACATTTTGTCGGTTTTGTCAGTCGAACAGATAGTGAGCGCCATATCCGGTGAGCGTCATACAGAACTCAACAGGGTTCCGGGCGTGGGCACGAAGACAGCTCAACGGATCGTATTAGAGCTGAAAGAAAAGATTACGTTGCCGCAGTGGGCGCAAGCGGCACGTGCATCGATGCCTGCAGAGCAGCGCAGTCTCGATGACGCCATCGAAGGTCTGGTTGCACTGGGCTACAATCGCAATGATGCACGCAGCGCCGCCCAGGAGGCTGTGAAGTCTATTAAGGGCACGCCTGAGACTGGAAATATAGTCAGGGCTGCGTTAAAGTTGTTGTCGAAAAGCTGA
- the ruvB gene encoding Holliday junction branch migration DNA helicase RuvB, with the protein MDFEERLMSPELMDEDQAAELSLRPRRLDEFIGRAKIKESLSVFIQAAHMRAEALDHVLLYGPPGLGKTTLAYIIANEMEVSIRSTSGPAIERPGDLAAILTNIEPGSVLFIDEIHRLNRAVEEILYPAMEDYQLDLVIGKGPSARTIKLDLPKFTLIGATTRTGLITSPLRARFGIVHNFEFYDVESLSTIVSRSASILGVTITDDGAYEIAGRSRGTPRIANRVLRRVRDYAQVKADGTINQNVATDGLAMLEIDECGLDDADRRLLKCIIEKFDGGPVGVETIASATGEERDTIEDAHEPYLIQLGFINRTPRGRVATRLAYEHLGMTPKNAGQSGLF; encoded by the coding sequence ATGGATTTTGAGGAGCGGCTGATGTCGCCGGAGCTTATGGATGAGGACCAGGCTGCAGAACTGTCCCTCCGTCCGCGCAGGCTCGACGAATTCATAGGTCGCGCAAAGATAAAAGAAAGTCTGAGCGTATTCATTCAGGCCGCACACATGCGTGCGGAGGCGCTCGACCACGTCCTGCTCTACGGTCCTCCAGGCCTTGGCAAGACCACCCTGGCCTATATTATCGCTAACGAGATGGAAGTCTCGATAAGGAGCACATCCGGCCCCGCCATTGAGCGCCCGGGCGACCTCGCGGCGATCCTTACCAATATCGAGCCAGGCAGCGTGCTATTCATCGACGAAATCCACAGACTAAACCGCGCGGTCGAAGAGATTCTCTACCCGGCTATGGAAGACTATCAGCTCGATCTGGTGATAGGCAAAGGTCCCAGTGCAAGGACAATCAAGCTGGATTTGCCCAAGTTCACCCTGATAGGCGCAACTACCCGCACAGGTCTCATCACATCGCCACTGCGGGCCAGGTTCGGTATAGTTCACAATTTTGAGTTCTACGACGTCGAAAGCCTGAGCACGATAGTCTCCAGATCTGCGTCGATCCTGGGAGTAACGATAACTGACGACGGCGCATATGAGATTGCAGGTCGATCCAGAGGCACTCCGCGCATCGCTAACCGTGTCCTGCGCAGGGTGCGTGACTATGCCCAGGTCAAAGCTGACGGCACAATAAACCAGAATGTGGCGACAGACGGCCTGGCGATGCTGGAAATTGACGAATGCGGACTGGATGACGCGGACAGGCGCCTGCTCAAGTGTATAATCGAGAAATTTGACGGCGGTCCGGTAGGTGTGGAGACTATAGCCTCCGCCACTGGTGAAGAGCGCGATACTATCGAGGATGCTCATGAGCCGTATCTCATCCAACTGGGATTTATCAATCGCACGCCGCGCGGCCGTGTCGCAACCCGGCTTGCTTATGAACACCTTGGCATGACGCCAAAGAATGCAGGTCAATCCGGCCTGTTTTGA
- a CDS encoding zinc ribbon domain-containing protein → MKCPKCGTYNGKTNKFCRECGLHLSWVVEDDNIQADKANDEVALGEALADVYNCYESGDLDAALAEAEKIVFNNSGSTSAHGVLALIYERKGEMELDAYNAQSARRYLELALSEYEQIISLNPKSTADREKLAVLRAKLKGKKQTPGLWRIATFKKAAHSIPPPLFASGIAFIVILMLAIILIPGSKKSQLPERLKPNSIVRQQASAGSNSSSLESTNSSPRLKVYTFPAPATQSTTPAPTPAPKPATNTKPGSSEVKPVKLPSIGNELTIVAEPKASKKASATVEPAQAKAAKPTPSPQKENTTPKVDGSSLLAAAIQLRNKGQTQEAISTAEQAITHFHSEINSGSNATSAQRGIENAKKLIALWQQAQ, encoded by the coding sequence ATGAAATGTCCAAAATGCGGCACATATAATGGAAAAACAAACAAGTTTTGCAGGGAATGTGGACTGCACCTGTCGTGGGTGGTCGAGGATGACAACATTCAGGCGGACAAGGCCAATGACGAAGTTGCGCTGGGTGAAGCGCTGGCCGATGTTTACAACTGCTACGAATCGGGGGACCTGGATGCAGCCCTTGCAGAAGCAGAGAAGATAGTTTTCAATAATTCGGGCAGCACATCCGCGCATGGCGTACTGGCTCTGATATATGAGCGCAAAGGCGAGATGGAACTGGACGCTTATAATGCACAGTCCGCCCGCCGCTATCTGGAGCTTGCGCTGTCTGAATATGAGCAAATTATCAGTCTCAACCCCAAAAGCACCGCTGACAGAGAGAAGTTGGCAGTGCTGCGGGCAAAACTCAAGGGTAAAAAACAGACTCCGGGTTTGTGGCGAATTGCTACTTTTAAGAAAGCAGCACACTCTATTCCGCCGCCATTGTTTGCTTCGGGTATCGCGTTTATCGTTATACTGATGCTTGCAATCATACTTATTCCGGGTAGTAAAAAGTCTCAATTGCCTGAGCGATTAAAGCCAAACTCTATCGTCAGGCAGCAGGCTAGTGCCGGCAGCAACAGCTCAAGCCTGGAGAGCACCAATTCCTCTCCAAGACTGAAAGTCTATACATTTCCTGCGCCTGCGACGCAGTCTACGACTCCTGCGCCAACACCGGCTCCTAAGCCTGCAACAAACACCAAACCTGGCTCTTCAGAGGTCAAACCGGTAAAATTGCCTTCAATCGGCAATGAGCTTACTATTGTTGCTGAGCCAAAGGCATCTAAGAAAGCAAGCGCCACGGTCGAACCAGCCCAGGCAAAAGCGGCCAAGCCTACCCCATCGCCACAAAAAGAGAATACTACGCCAAAAGTAGACGGCAGCAGCCTTCTTGCAGCCGCTATCCAATTGCGAAATAAAGGGCAAACACAGGAGGCAATAAGCACCGCCGAGCAAGCTATCACTCATTTTCATTCGGAGATCAATTCCGGCTCCAATGCGACAAGCGCTCAACGCGGAATCGAAAATGCCAAAAAGCTGATCGCGCTCTGGCAGCAGGCACAATGA
- a CDS encoding tetratricopeptide repeat protein gives MMSRIISLWFIIIVCTASLGSPIMAQEKSRPVVLLYKTEKTQDFDNSFITAATRAIKTYFRETQRVDVMIFDSESPTVARAVLDKKLSADSVTSYSTREQKIEVAKVLGFDYASCAAVAIDTPQDIGKKILKMKIWLVDVNAGPKEIWETASSAVYMDTDAMAINNTIQSVANKAVLEVTRQAFEKLPIVNSVDPTTGDESIAIGAAKPLEVKQLDASDYSSKAEASISAGNLAESIEEYSNAVNSDPFNGPLRIKLAEAYAQKKMYKEALDTLDRALAIGAEKALVDSARQKIEAMQTGQVAAVTKEPEQDISNNSSVHEPPSNTRQTTQPVRINKKNAASAAIAKIVEGDKLWDKGDPDEAAKSYMQAISLNPSDWRAHERLAVVDASMSLFGESRKVLEQLKTMQTNPSDATVARRYEMLRKIFDKSFAMLLNQYQSESDNFRAHKITREGYYSTIRGLSLRSEAMAQFLDALTVPAQKQPANLHRSLACGLFAQAASSMIDYLETNLAQSKNNAQTFVDQAKKELDEAGRLDQDRQEKAIVTKVQQSEEEETDQHDDSQPYDDALEEYLP, from the coding sequence ATGATGAGCAGAATTATTTCTTTATGGTTCATAATCATAGTATGCACCGCTTCTCTTGGCAGCCCCATTATGGCACAGGAGAAGTCGCGTCCCGTCGTGCTGCTGTACAAGACCGAAAAAACACAGGACTTCGACAATTCATTCATCACAGCCGCAACCCGCGCAATTAAAACCTACTTCCGTGAAACCCAACGAGTTGATGTGATGATATTCGACAGTGAGTCACCTACCGTCGCACGCGCTGTTTTGGATAAAAAGCTCAGCGCAGACAGCGTCACCAGTTATTCCACTCGCGAACAGAAGATAGAGGTTGCAAAAGTCCTTGGGTTCGATTATGCCTCGTGCGCGGCGGTCGCTATAGATACACCTCAAGACATCGGCAAAAAAATTCTCAAAATGAAAATCTGGCTGGTCGACGTAAATGCGGGACCAAAGGAAATTTGGGAAACAGCAAGTTCCGCCGTATATATGGATACGGACGCCATGGCCATAAATAACACCATTCAGTCAGTCGCAAACAAGGCTGTGCTCGAAGTCACACGCCAGGCATTTGAAAAACTGCCTATCGTCAATTCTGTCGATCCGACTACCGGCGATGAGTCCATAGCAATTGGGGCTGCAAAACCCTTGGAAGTAAAGCAGCTTGATGCAAGTGACTACAGTTCCAAGGCTGAGGCAAGTATCAGCGCCGGAAATTTGGCCGAATCAATCGAGGAATACTCAAATGCGGTGAACTCTGACCCATTTAACGGACCGCTGCGCATAAAGCTTGCCGAAGCCTATGCGCAAAAGAAAATGTATAAGGAAGCACTGGATACGCTCGACCGTGCCCTGGCAATAGGTGCGGAAAAGGCTCTGGTTGATTCGGCAAGGCAGAAGATAGAAGCGATGCAAACCGGCCAGGTAGCAGCAGTTACCAAAGAGCCTGAGCAAGATATTTCAAATAATTCAAGTGTGCATGAACCTCCATCCAATACTCGGCAGACTACCCAGCCTGTGCGGATCAACAAAAAAAATGCAGCCTCAGCAGCCATTGCCAAGATTGTTGAGGGCGATAAGCTATGGGATAAGGGTGACCCCGATGAGGCAGCCAAATCATACATGCAGGCGATTTCACTCAACCCATCTGACTGGCGAGCACATGAAAGACTTGCGGTCGTGGATGCTTCGATGTCGCTGTTCGGCGAGAGTCGCAAAGTCTTGGAGCAGCTCAAGACAATGCAGACAAACCCTTCGGATGCAACTGTCGCTAGGCGATATGAAATGCTGCGTAAGATATTCGACAAGTCTTTCGCGATGCTTCTGAACCAGTATCAGTCCGAGTCAGACAATTTCCGTGCGCACAAAATAACACGTGAGGGCTATTACAGCACCATTAGGGGACTATCTCTGCGCTCTGAGGCTATGGCACAGTTTCTGGATGCCCTGACAGTTCCCGCGCAAAAGCAGCCGGCTAATCTTCATCGCAGCCTGGCCTGCGGTCTCTTTGCTCAGGCTGCATCCAGTATGATCGACTATCTGGAAACCAACTTGGCACAGTCCAAAAACAATGCCCAGACGTTTGTCGACCAAGCAAAAAAGGAGCTTGATGAGGCGGGCAGACTGGATCAGGACAGGCAAGAGAAAGCAATTGTCACAAAGGTGCAGCAGTCTGAGGAAGAGGAAACAGATCAGCATGATGATTCCCAGCCATATGATGATGCACTGGAAGAATATTTACCCTAA
- a CDS encoding Nramp family divalent metal transporter: protein MRRLGRKRLLMFLAVIGPGIITAAADNDAGGITTYSVAGALYRYDLLWVIVLITFVLAMIQEMCARMGVVTQKGLGELIRENFGVKWTMFALGTLLIANLATTSAEFAGIAASLELFGISRYFTVPTAAIVIWLLVVKGTFKTVERVFMALTILYATYIVAGIMAKPDWSEVMHATLVPRLNTNPVFIYLAIAVIGTTITPWMQFFLQATVVDKGVRVQNYVYQKWDVYVGAFMTDLVSFFIIVAAGATVYGKVSGSEITAAQIAKALEPVAGRYAEILFAVGLFNASLLAAAVLPLSTAYTYSEAFGWEIGVSRKFSEAPIFYGIYTFSILFGVAVVLLPNKGLIQIMINAQAISGILLPVILVFMLKLINRKDVMGSYTNSKVYNIAVWAMAIVLIAMTIAWLGGLVLGLG, encoded by the coding sequence ATGAGGCGACTGGGTCGCAAGCGGCTGCTGATGTTTCTGGCCGTAATTGGACCGGGGATCATTACGGCCGCGGCGGACAACGACGCGGGCGGGATCACCACGTACTCGGTAGCCGGCGCCTTATATCGTTACGACCTCCTCTGGGTTATCGTGCTGATCACATTTGTGCTGGCGATGATCCAGGAAATGTGTGCGCGGATGGGTGTGGTCACTCAAAAGGGCCTTGGGGAGCTTATCCGAGAAAACTTCGGTGTCAAGTGGACCATGTTTGCGCTTGGCACACTGCTTATTGCTAACCTCGCAACCACCTCCGCCGAATTCGCGGGCATTGCTGCAAGCCTGGAACTCTTCGGTATTTCTCGATATTTCACAGTCCCAACGGCAGCCATAGTCATATGGCTTTTGGTGGTGAAGGGCACGTTCAAGACAGTTGAGCGCGTCTTTATGGCTCTCACTATACTGTATGCCACATATATCGTAGCCGGAATAATGGCCAAGCCGGACTGGTCTGAAGTGATGCATGCGACCCTGGTGCCGAGACTCAACACCAACCCTGTGTTCATATATCTGGCAATCGCGGTCATCGGGACCACAATCACTCCGTGGATGCAGTTTTTCCTCCAAGCGACAGTGGTTGATAAGGGTGTGCGCGTGCAGAACTATGTATATCAGAAGTGGGATGTATATGTCGGCGCATTCATGACCGATCTGGTATCGTTTTTTATTATTGTGGCTGCTGGTGCAACCGTATACGGCAAGGTGAGCGGCTCAGAAATAACTGCTGCGCAGATAGCCAAGGCGCTTGAGCCTGTCGCTGGCAGGTATGCAGAGATATTGTTTGCCGTGGGTCTGTTCAACGCATCGCTCCTGGCGGCTGCGGTCTTGCCATTGTCGACCGCCTACACATATTCTGAGGCTTTTGGCTGGGAGATCGGGGTCTCTCGCAAGTTCAGTGAGGCACCGATCTTTTATGGCATCTATACATTTTCCATACTCTTTGGAGTGGCGGTCGTCCTGCTGCCTAACAAGGGATTGATCCAGATCATGATCAATGCCCAGGCGATAAGCGGCATATTGCTGCCGGTCATACTTGTATTTATGCTCAAGTTAATCAACCGCAAGGACGTAATGGGATCCTACACAAACTCAAAGGTCTACAATATTGCAGTGTGGGCGATGGCTATAGTGCTGATTGCGATGACTATTGCGTGGCTTGGCGGATTGGTTTTGGGGTTAGGGTAA
- a CDS encoding CBS domain-containing protein yields MYLSYVVGQTIKDPSGRELGKLDDLIASPGPHLPVISAVVVKTGRHQVRNVAWQSFVYDEESERFSLAVNVDQIKDYEITDEDLLLRTNIMDKQIVDVHDYRVVRVNDVRIEPSGDRLYLVGVDTGARGLLRRMGLMHAADKLSKIIRIKPSSRVIAWHDMETFERGLGRLKLKVSAERLSALHPSDIARIINELDPHQRADVIETLDVETAAEVLTEADPEVQASIVENLEDELAADILEEMEPDEAADVLGDISAERREDILEEMEPEEAEDVKELLAYEDNTAGGLMTTEYVAVSKDMTAQQTIDRLRELEPSAETVYYVYVVDSAEHLVGVLSLRDLIVAQPETRIEDIMVSNVIHVHLDADVEKIQHTMSDYNLLAVPVVDEENELQGIVTVDDILEEITPEGRRRRIPKIWS; encoded by the coding sequence ATGTATCTATCATACGTTGTAGGACAGACCATAAAAGACCCAAGCGGCAGAGAACTGGGCAAGCTCGATGATCTCATCGCATCTCCCGGGCCGCATCTGCCCGTCATATCGGCAGTGGTTGTAAAGACCGGCAGGCATCAGGTAAGAAATGTCGCCTGGCAGTCTTTTGTGTACGACGAAGAGTCCGAGAGGTTCTCATTGGCGGTCAATGTGGACCAGATAAAGGATTATGAGATAACGGACGAGGATCTGCTGCTGCGGACCAATATTATGGACAAGCAGATCGTGGATGTGCATGACTACCGTGTGGTGCGCGTCAACGACGTGCGTATTGAGCCGTCCGGCGACAGGCTGTATCTGGTCGGTGTAGATACTGGTGCTCGCGGACTGCTGCGCAGGATGGGTCTGATGCATGCAGCGGACAAGCTCTCGAAGATAATCAGGATCAAGCCGAGTTCTAGAGTGATTGCATGGCATGACATGGAGACCTTCGAGCGTGGTCTGGGTCGACTCAAGCTTAAGGTGTCGGCGGAGAGGCTCAGCGCGCTGCATCCGTCTGATATTGCCCGTATTATAAATGAGCTTGATCCTCATCAGAGGGCGGATGTCATAGAGACTCTGGATGTTGAGACAGCCGCCGAGGTGCTTACGGAGGCCGATCCCGAGGTTCAGGCATCGATCGTCGAGAATCTTGAGGATGAGCTTGCGGCGGATATTCTGGAGGAGATGGAGCCGGACGAGGCTGCGGACGTTTTGGGTGATATAAGTGCCGAGCGCCGCGAAGACATCCTGGAAGAGATGGAGCCTGAAGAGGCGGAGGATGTCAAAGAACTGCTTGCCTATGAGGACAACACAGCGGGTGGCTTGATGACGACCGAGTATGTGGCGGTATCGAAGGATATGACCGCCCAGCAGACCATCGACCGGCTGCGTGAGCTTGAGCCGAGCGCGGAGACGGTCTACTATGTGTATGTTGTCGACTCAGCCGAGCATCTTGTGGGGGTATTGTCGCTGCGCGATTTGATAGTGGCGCAGCCCGAGACCAGGATCGAAGATATCATGGTCTCCAATGTTATTCATGTGCATTTGGATGCGGATGTAGAGAAAATCCAGCATACGATGAGTGATTACAATCTGCTGGCTGTCCCGGTTGTTGATGAAGAAAATGAGCTGCAGGGCATCGTCACTGTGGATGATATCCTGGAAGAGATCACGCCTGAGGGTAGACGCAGGCGTATCCCGAAAATCTGGAGCTGA
- the yfcE gene encoding phosphodiesterase, giving the protein MKIGVISDTHGNIAAYEKALGFIGDADLIVHAGDVLYHPPRMGFMDGYDIPALAEAINSSEIPIVIAQGNCDAQVYEELLKIPVQSPYAYVSCTGVRIVINHGHTLSRDQMIDLGKRYKAHYFISGHTHVPVLEDAGDLVLMNPGSPSIPKYEIDGKPVPSVGVITDTGARIININDGSIIADSGEL; this is encoded by the coding sequence ATGAAGATAGGTGTAATCAGCGACACACACGGCAACATTGCCGCCTATGAAAAGGCTCTGGGCTTTATAGGCGATGCTGATCTGATAGTCCATGCGGGGGATGTGCTTTATCACCCCCCGCGTATGGGCTTTATGGATGGTTATGATATTCCAGCTTTAGCGGAGGCCATAAACTCGTCCGAGATTCCCATCGTGATAGCTCAGGGCAACTGCGACGCGCAAGTTTATGAAGAGCTGCTGAAGATTCCTGTGCAGTCGCCGTATGCGTATGTCTCATGCACCGGAGTGCGTATTGTAATCAATCACGGCCACACGCTCTCACGCGATCAGATGATAGACCTCGGCAAACGCTACAAGGCACATTATTTCATCTCGGGCCATACTCATGTGCCTGTGCTTGAGGATGCGGGTGATCTTGTCCTGATGAACCCCGGCAGCCCATCGATTCCCAAGTATGAGATAGACGGTAAGCCGGTTCCTAGTGTCGGGGTAATAACAGATACCGGTGCAAGGATCATCAACATAAATGATGGGTCTATAATTGCAGATTCAGGTGAGCTTTAA
- a CDS encoding trypsin-like peptidase domain-containing protein: MKRFIEYFVVFILGFIVCAGVLYRWYGPPTAGPVSAPNIPRGGPAVINGGSNSVSSAAAIVSDYVVNIDTTGKPTVQFNPFDFFGGMPEKVVPKGQGSGVIFSQDGYIVTNNHVAAGAAEMKVTLHNGRQYAAKLIGRDPASDIAVIKIDARGLKYARFANSDTLKVGDWAIAVGSPLGYESTVTVGVVSALRRGPFNINGQTLQLEKLIQTDAAINPGNSGGALSDLNGNLIGINTMIASTSGGSIGIGFAIPSNTAKNVAEKLIKSGKVDHPYLGIMYGPYDSARRKQLEQGGITGMPKADGAEIRGVRPGSPAEQAGLQVGDIILKVNGKPISNSSHVESGKTSVSNEVLQAKIGQTIKLQIWRRTDGKTVDVTVRLGKMPADYGTQPQQ, from the coding sequence ATGAAAAGGTTTATAGAGTACTTCGTCGTTTTCATCCTTGGTTTTATAGTTTGCGCCGGGGTGCTCTACCGCTGGTATGGTCCGCCTACTGCCGGTCCCGTTTCCGCGCCCAATATTCCGCGCGGCGGTCCGGCTGTCATAAATGGTGGATCGAACAGCGTCAGTAGTGCTGCTGCAATAGTCAGCGACTATGTGGTGAATATCGATACCACTGGTAAGCCCACGGTGCAGTTCAATCCATTCGATTTCTTTGGTGGTATGCCTGAGAAGGTTGTGCCGAAAGGTCAGGGTTCCGGTGTCATATTCAGCCAGGACGGCTATATCGTGACCAACAACCATGTTGCAGCAGGCGCTGCCGAGATGAAAGTTACTTTGCACAACGGCAGGCAATATGCTGCAAAGCTCATTGGGCGTGATCCGGCTTCGGACATCGCGGTCATCAAGATTGATGCGCGCGGTCTGAAGTATGCCAGATTCGCCAATTCGGACACACTCAAGGTCGGTGACTGGGCGATAGCGGTCGGAAGTCCGCTGGGCTATGAGTCAACGGTAACGGTTGGTGTTGTCAGTGCACTCAGGCGAGGTCCATTCAATATCAATGGTCAGACACTGCAGTTGGAGAAGCTGATCCAGACAGATGCCGCCATCAATCCAGGCAACAGTGGAGGCGCACTTTCGGATCTGAACGGCAACCTTATCGGTATCAACACAATGATCGCCTCGACATCCGGCGGCAGCATAGGTATCGGTTTTGCGATACCCAGCAACACGGCGAAGAATGTGGCCGAGAAGCTGATAAAGAGCGGCAAAGTCGATCATCCGTATCTGGGCATTATGTATGGCCCATATGATTCGGCTCGCAGGAAGCAGCTTGAGCAGGGTGGAATCACCGGTATGCCGAAAGCTGATGGAGCCGAAATACGCGGTGTGCGTCCCGGCAGCCCTGCTGAGCAGGCGGGTTTGCAGGTCGGTGATATCATACTCAAAGTCAACGGCAAGCCTATTTCCAATTCCAGCCATGTTGAAAGCGGCAAGACAAGCGTGAGCAACGAGGTCCTGCAGGCAAAGATAGGTCAGACTATCAAGCTGCAGATATGGCGCCGCACCGACGGCAAGACAGTCGATGTGACTGTCAGGCTCGGCAAGATGCCCGCCGATTACGGAACCCAGCCTCAGCAATGA
- the ribE gene encoding 6,7-dimethyl-8-ribityllumazine synthase, protein MPKVYEGQLVAKGLKFGIVASRFNEFITNKLLEGALDAIKRHGASEDDVEIAWVPGAFEIPVIAKKMAESKKYDAVICVGTVIRGATPHFDYIASEVSKGIAHVGLHTGVPVIFGVITTDSIEQAIERAGTKAGNKGFDAAESAIEMANLVRSIGK, encoded by the coding sequence ATGCCAAAGGTATACGAAGGTCAGCTTGTTGCGAAAGGCCTGAAGTTCGGTATAGTGGCGAGCAGGTTCAACGAGTTTATAACAAACAAACTTCTGGAGGGTGCGCTCGACGCGATCAAACGTCATGGCGCTTCCGAGGACGATGTCGAGATTGCATGGGTTCCCGGCGCATTCGAGATTCCGGTCATAGCAAAGAAGATGGCAGAATCCAAGAAATACGATGCAGTCATCTGCGTTGGGACCGTAATCAGGGGTGCCACGCCTCACTTCGACTACATCGCCTCGGAGGTATCGAAGGGCATCGCGCATGTCGGGCTGCATACAGGAGTTCCTGTAATTTTCGGTGTAATCACCACGGACAGTATCGAACAGGCGATTGAGCGAGCGGGAACAAAAGCGGGTAATAAAGGCTTTGACGCCGCCGAATCAGCCATCGAAATGGCAAATCTAGTCAGGAGTATCGGTAAATGA
- a CDS encoding bifunctional 3,4-dihydroxy-2-butanone-4-phosphate synthase/GTP cyclohydrolase II, giving the protein MNNTETVFANIPEAIEDIKAGKMIIVVDDEDRENEGDFIMAAQAVTPEAVNFMARYGRGMICVPTTATRLEELGLPMMVEKNTARLGTAFTVSVDAIHGTTTGISAQDRAKTIKTFVDPDARPEDLARPGHIHPLRAEEGGVLVRAGHTEAVVDLVKHADMGSSGVLCEILSEDGTMARLPELIEIANKWDMKIVTIADLIKYRRLNDRLVFEFAACRIPTEYGEFMAHGYQSTVESSPYIALVMGDVTDGEPTLVRIHSGCLTGDVFGSLRCDCGEQLHRAMQMVADEGKGVILYIYHHEGRGIGIVNKLKAYVLQDHGADTIEANHMLGFPNDMRDYSLGAQILVDLGLKKIRLMTNNPGKYVALQGYDLEIVERVPMVCEPNKDNVRYLTTKRDRMGHLLD; this is encoded by the coding sequence ATGAATAATACTGAAACAGTATTCGCCAATATCCCCGAGGCCATTGAGGATATCAAGGCCGGGAAGATGATAATCGTGGTCGATGATGAGGACCGCGAAAACGAAGGCGATTTTATAATGGCGGCGCAGGCCGTCACCCCGGAGGCGGTCAATTTCATGGCCAGATACGGCCGTGGTATGATCTGCGTGCCCACAACCGCAACGCGTCTTGAAGAGCTGGGTCTGCCGATGATGGTCGAGAAGAACACAGCCAGGCTTGGCACGGCTTTCACGGTCAGTGTGGATGCCATTCACGGCACCACCACAGGCATCTCCGCTCAGGATCGGGCAAAGACCATCAAGACCTTTGTCGACCCGGATGCCCGTCCCGAAGACCTTGCGCGCCCCGGCCACATCCATCCGCTGCGCGCCGAGGAGGGTGGGGTGCTGGTTCGTGCCGGTCACACCGAGGCGGTGGTCGATCTGGTCAAACATGCCGATATGGGTTCGAGTGGTGTGCTTTGTGAGATTCTCAGCGAGGACGGTACGATGGCCAGGCTCCCCGAACTGATCGAGATTGCCAACAAGTGGGATATGAAAATCGTCACCATCGCCGACCTGATCAAATATCGCCGATTGAATGACCGCCTGGTCTTCGAGTTTGCGGCCTGCCGTATCCCGACGGAGTATGGCGAGTTTATGGCGCATGGCTATCAATCTACTGTCGAGTCCAGCCCTTACATTGCGCTTGTGATGGGCGATGTCACCGACGGCGAGCCTACACTTGTGCGCATCCATTCGGGATGTCTGACTGGTGATGTTTTCGGTTCACTGCGCTGCGACTGCGGCGAGCAGCTTCACAGGGCCATGCAGATGGTTGCCGATGAGGGCAAGGGCGTCATTTTGTATATTTATCACCATGAAGGCCGGGGCATAGGCATTGTAAACAAACTCAAGGCATATGTGCTTCAGGATCATGGCGCCGACACAATCGAGGCCAACCATATGCTCGGCTTTCCCAATGATATGCGCGATTACAGCCTTGGTGCGCAGATTCTGGTCGACCTGGGTCTCAAGAAGATCCGCCTAATGACCAACAATCCGGGCAAATATGTAGCTTTGCAGGGTTACGATTTGGAGATTGTCGAACGCGTGCCCATGGTTTGCGAGCCGAACAAGGACAATGTCCGCTATCTCACCACAAAGCGCGACCGAATGGGACATCTTCTTGATTGA